The following are encoded together in the Desulfococcus multivorans genome:
- the nadB gene encoding L-aspartate oxidase gives MTTHYESDVLIIGSGIAGATAALLLAEAGLAVTVVTRSRDPHESNTYYAQGGIIYRGENDSTAMLAEDVMRAGAGHCNAEAVTILGDEGPELVKSILIEKLGVAFDHDNSGALSLAREGGHAIPRIVHATDATGKAIQIALIRAVGTHPNIQLLAAHTAIDILTPSHHSLNRLAVYEPLACIGAYLFDQESGRVVLCTAKKTLLATGGVGQLFLRTTNPAGARGDGIAMANRAGARIINAEFIQFHPTTFYQSRAPHLLISEAVRGEGARLVHADGTPFMQHYAPEWKDLAPRDIVARSIHEEMIKHDVPNVYLDLCSYIPARRIKSHFPNIRRSCLQYGIDISKDLVPVVPAAHYFCGGIWVDIWGRSTIGHLYAAGETACTGVHGANRLASTSLLEGLVWGSRTARHILKHRENPYLVHAGDIPPWCDEGSIAADPALIAQDMSYIRHIMWNYVGLVRNSQRLKRAIRELRSLEVEIEHFYRVTRVNDSLIGLRNMVRNAIIVTFAAWENNQNKGCHFRE, from the coding sequence ATGACGACCCATTATGAGAGCGATGTACTGATCATCGGCAGCGGGATAGCGGGGGCCACGGCGGCGCTTCTTCTGGCCGAGGCCGGCCTGGCGGTGACGGTTGTCACGCGATCCAGGGATCCGCACGAATCGAACACCTATTACGCCCAGGGCGGTATCATCTATCGAGGAGAGAACGACTCGACGGCGATGCTCGCGGAGGACGTCATGCGTGCCGGCGCCGGACATTGCAACGCCGAGGCCGTCACGATCCTGGGGGATGAGGGTCCGGAACTCGTCAAAAGCATCCTTATCGAAAAACTGGGCGTTGCGTTCGACCACGACAACAGCGGGGCTCTCTCTCTGGCCCGGGAGGGGGGGCATGCCATCCCCCGCATCGTACATGCCACCGACGCCACGGGAAAGGCCATTCAAATCGCGCTGATCCGGGCCGTCGGAACGCACCCCAACATCCAACTGCTCGCCGCTCATACGGCCATCGACATTTTGACCCCATCGCATCACTCATTGAACCGTTTGGCGGTCTATGAGCCTCTGGCCTGCATCGGCGCCTATCTCTTCGACCAGGAGTCCGGACGGGTTGTCCTATGCACGGCGAAAAAGACCCTTCTCGCCACCGGCGGGGTAGGGCAGCTGTTTCTCCGAACCACCAATCCCGCGGGCGCCCGGGGGGACGGGATCGCCATGGCCAATCGGGCCGGGGCCCGAATCATCAACGCCGAGTTCATCCAGTTTCATCCGACCACCTTCTACCAAAGCCGGGCGCCTCACCTCCTCATCTCCGAGGCCGTACGCGGGGAAGGCGCCCGCCTCGTCCATGCCGACGGCACCCCTTTTATGCAACATTACGCCCCGGAATGGAAGGATCTGGCGCCCCGGGACATCGTCGCGCGCAGCATCCATGAAGAGATGATCAAACACGACGTACCCAACGTCTATCTGGACCTCTGCTCTTATATTCCCGCCCGTCGAATTAAATCACATTTTCCCAATATCCGTCGATCCTGCCTCCAATACGGCATCGACATCTCGAAGGATCTCGTGCCGGTAGTGCCCGCGGCCCATTATTTCTGCGGCGGCATCTGGGTGGATATATGGGGCAGAAGCACCATCGGGCATCTTTACGCTGCCGGAGAAACGGCGTGCACCGGCGTCCACGGCGCCAACCGCCTGGCCAGCACATCCCTTCTGGAAGGCCTGGTCTGGGGAAGCCGGACCGCTCGACATATCCTGAAGCACCGGGAAAACCCTTATCTTGTCCACGCCGGCGATATCCCCCCATGGTGCGATGAGGGATCCATAGCGGCCGACCCCGCCCTTATCGCCCAGGATATGAGCTACATCCGCCATATCATGTGGAATTACGTAGGCCTGGTGAGAAATTCCCAGCGCCTCAAGCGGGCCATCCGCGAACTCCGCAGCCTCGAGGTGGAGATCGAACACTTCTACCGCGTCACCCGGGTCAACGACAGCCTGATCGGTCTTCGCAACATGGTGCGAAACGCCATCATCGTTACTTTCGCCGCATGGGAAAACAACCAGAACAAGGGCTGCCACTTCAGAGAATAA
- a CDS encoding DUF362 domain-containing protein: MTSTVHFMDLRANPKENLYAKLGRLMEAAGIARIFSRRDIVAVKLHFGEMGNTAFIRPVFLRRIVEAVKAHGGNPFLTDANTLYAGTRGNAADHLNTAVRNGFSYAVVDAPLIIADGLRGKSETAVAINRKRFTEVFVANEIAQADALISVAHFKGHELAGFGGAIKNIGMGCASRRGKLAQHSTVSPQISEDKCVGCGDCTEHCSQGALTIVDDKAVLDESKCIGCGECILICPNSAIAIQWDQAIPVFLENMVEYTEGVLKHKAQKSLFLNFITSVSPACDCCDHNDTPIVRDIGILAARDPVAIDQASADLVNRENALPGSSLTTHHKAGEDKFKGLYPNVDWPIQLAYAEEIGLGTRQYNLVKI, from the coding sequence ATGACAAGCACGGTCCACTTCATGGATCTGAGAGCCAACCCGAAAGAAAACCTTTATGCCAAGTTAGGTCGATTGATGGAAGCGGCCGGGATCGCCAGGATCTTTTCGAGGCGGGATATCGTAGCCGTGAAACTCCATTTCGGGGAAATGGGTAATACCGCCTTTATTCGACCCGTATTCCTTCGCCGCATCGTCGAGGCGGTAAAAGCGCATGGCGGCAATCCCTTTTTGACCGACGCCAACACCCTTTACGCCGGAACCCGCGGCAACGCCGCAGACCACCTCAACACCGCCGTCCGCAACGGTTTTTCCTATGCGGTGGTCGACGCACCGCTGATTATCGCAGACGGTCTCCGGGGAAAGAGCGAAACAGCAGTCGCCATCAACCGCAAACGTTTCACTGAGGTGTTTGTTGCCAACGAGATCGCCCAGGCCGATGCACTGATATCGGTAGCCCATTTCAAGGGGCACGAGCTTGCCGGGTTCGGCGGCGCCATCAAGAACATCGGCATGGGATGTGCTTCCCGTCGGGGAAAATTAGCCCAGCATTCCACTGTTTCCCCGCAGATCTCCGAGGACAAATGCGTTGGCTGCGGCGACTGCACCGAACACTGCTCCCAGGGCGCCCTCACGATAGTGGATGACAAGGCCGTTCTTGACGAAAGCAAGTGTATCGGTTGCGGCGAATGCATTCTCATCTGCCCCAACAGTGCCATCGCCATCCAATGGGACCAGGCCATCCCTGTTTTCCTCGAAAACATGGTGGAATACACCGAAGGGGTACTCAAACATAAGGCCCAGAAATCCCTGTTCCTCAATTTCATTACGAGCGTATCGCCGGCCTGCGACTGCTGCGATCACAACGATACGCCCATCGTTCGCGATATCGGTATCCTGGCCGCCCGGGATCCCGTAGCCATCGATCAGGCTTCGGCGGATCTCGTGAATCGGGAAAACGCCCTTCCCGGCTCAAGTCTTACCACCCACCATAAGGCTGGGGAAGACAAATTCAAAGGCCTGTACCCCAATGTGGATTGGCCTATCCAGTTGGCCTACGCCGAAGAGATCGGCCTTGGAACCCGTCAATACAATCTCGTGAAAATATAA
- the nadA gene encoding quinolinate synthase NadA, producing MNIEEMTSKMKKYLRDRATEPELKHKAELACEILRLKKEKNAVILAHNYMSPDLYYSVADYTGDSLELSRKAAGTDCEVIVFCGVEFMAETAKILSPDKTVLIPAEKAGCSLAAGITAEDVRQLKARHPGVPVVTYINTYAEVKAECDVCCTSGNAAKVVEALDSDTVIFLPDEYLGRNVARRSRKQIIFPPRVERSRTEPPTRDGNMIVWDARCEVHEQFTPADIARVRADYPDVVVLAHPECSPEVVDASDFAGSTSAMIRYVEETTASRYLLLTESAMGENVAAAFPDKEILPLCRIRCPHMALITLENTRDALKYNRYIVEVPEDIRKRAARAVERMLTIG from the coding sequence ATGAATATCGAGGAAATGACGTCAAAAATGAAGAAATACCTGCGGGACAGGGCGACCGAACCCGAGTTGAAACACAAGGCCGAACTGGCCTGCGAGATCCTCCGGCTCAAAAAGGAAAAAAACGCCGTGATCCTGGCCCACAACTATATGTCGCCCGACCTGTACTATAGCGTCGCGGATTATACCGGAGATTCCCTGGAACTGAGTCGAAAGGCGGCGGGAACCGACTGCGAGGTCATCGTTTTTTGCGGCGTCGAATTCATGGCGGAGACCGCCAAGATCCTGAGCCCCGACAAGACCGTCCTCATCCCGGCGGAAAAGGCGGGATGCTCTCTCGCCGCAGGCATTACAGCCGAGGATGTCAGACAATTGAAGGCCCGGCACCCCGGTGTACCCGTGGTGACCTATATCAACACCTACGCCGAGGTCAAGGCCGAGTGCGACGTCTGCTGCACCTCCGGAAACGCCGCCAAAGTGGTGGAAGCCCTGGATTCGGACACCGTCATCTTTTTGCCGGACGAGTATCTGGGGCGGAACGTGGCCCGCCGGAGCCGAAAACAAATTATCTTTCCGCCGCGTGTAGAGCGGTCCCGGACGGAACCGCCGACGCGGGATGGGAATATGATCGTCTGGGATGCCCGGTGCGAGGTCCACGAGCAGTTCACGCCGGCGGATATCGCCCGGGTAAGGGCGGATTATCCCGACGTTGTGGTGCTGGCCCACCCCGAATGCAGCCCCGAGGTCGTCGATGCGTCGGATTTCGCCGGCAGCACTTCGGCCATGATCCGGTATGTCGAGGAAACGACGGCGTCGCGCTATCTGCTCCTCACCGAGTCGGCCATGGGCGAGAACGTGGCCGCAGCCTTTCCGGACAAGGAAATCCTGCCCCTATGCCGTATCCGCTGCCCCCACATGGCGCTCATAACCCTCGAGAACACCCGTGACGCCCTCAAATACAATCGGTATATCGTCGAGGTCCCCGAGGACATCCGCAAACGCGCGGCTCGCGCCGTCGAGCGGATGCTGACAATAGGATAG
- a CDS encoding MarR family winged helix-turn-helix transcriptional regulator: protein MNSNRHIRHPSDDKITDQVLLAIRQITQAIDLHSRYLAKHYGLTGPQLIILKAIGKNGEMTVGELAKAISLSQSTVTGILARLENRGMIVRHKSLEDRRAVNVDLTDTCRRFLAEAPPPLQDRFLIAFNNLDSWEQLMILSALQRIVQLMNAEAIDAVPILAGGPIDLPDSPGEA from the coding sequence ATGAACTCAAACAGACATATCCGTCATCCGTCCGACGACAAGATCACCGACCAGGTCCTGCTTGCCATCCGCCAGATCACCCAGGCCATCGACCTTCATTCACGATACCTGGCCAAACACTATGGCCTGACCGGGCCGCAACTCATCATTTTGAAAGCGATCGGTAAAAACGGAGAAATGACGGTGGGGGAATTGGCCAAAGCCATCAGCCTGAGCCAGTCCACCGTAACCGGAATCCTCGCCCGCCTCGAAAACCGGGGGATGATCGTTCGCCACAAAAGCCTTGAGGACCGTCGGGCCGTGAATGTCGATCTCACCGACACCTGCCGACGGTTTCTGGCCGAAGCACCGCCGCCGCTGCAAGACCGGTTCCTGATCGCCTTCAACAACCTCGACAGCTGGGAACAGTTGATGATCCTGAGTGCGCTTCAGCGCATCGTCCAACTCATGAATGCCGAAGCCATCGATGCCGTACCGATTCTGGCCGGCGGCCCCATCGACCTGCCGGACTCGCCCGGAGAAGCGTGA
- the nadC gene encoding carboxylating nicotinate-nucleotide diphosphorylase, whose protein sequence is MTDIHISGISPEPMPEGAAAVVLAALSEDMGDGDITTLGTVPPEAAFTGTFTAKEAGVVAGLAVAGLTFSLLDDTVTFDARISDGETVRAGQIIAEVRGSGRAILSGERTALNFLQRMSGIATLTHRFTEAVKGTSAVILDTRKTAPGLRLFDKWAVRLGGGRNHRFGLYDMALIKDNHITAAGSITRAVAGVRAADDRKRPIEVEVKDLTELQEALALLPDRIMLDNMTPDQMRTAVRIAAGRVPLEASGNVTPDTVKDIAATGVDCISVGMLTHSAKALDISLLIRNIPPIHP, encoded by the coding sequence ATGACCGACATACATATCTCCGGTATCTCCCCGGAGCCGATGCCCGAAGGTGCGGCGGCCGTGGTCCTGGCCGCACTGTCGGAGGATATGGGCGACGGGGATATCACCACTCTCGGCACGGTGCCGCCGGAAGCGGCCTTTACCGGCACGTTCACCGCCAAGGAGGCGGGCGTCGTCGCCGGCCTGGCAGTGGCCGGCCTCACATTCTCTCTCCTGGACGATACCGTGACCTTCGACGCCCGCATCTCCGACGGCGAAACGGTGAGGGCGGGTCAGATCATCGCGGAGGTGAGGGGCTCCGGACGGGCGATTCTGAGCGGCGAACGGACGGCCCTCAATTTTCTCCAGCGAATGTCGGGCATCGCAACCCTCACGCACCGCTTCACGGAGGCGGTCAAGGGCACCTCGGCCGTCATCCTCGACACGCGAAAGACGGCCCCGGGGCTGCGCCTTTTCGACAAATGGGCGGTCCGGCTGGGTGGCGGGCGGAACCACCGGTTCGGTTTGTACGATATGGCCCTCATCAAAGACAACCACATCACGGCAGCCGGCTCCATCACCCGTGCCGTAGCGGGCGTACGCGCGGCGGACGATCGAAAACGGCCCATCGAGGTCGAGGTCAAGGATTTGACCGAACTTCAAGAGGCGCTGGCCCTCCTCCCGGACCGGATCATGCTGGACAATATGACCCCGGACCAGATGCGGACGGCGGTGCGTATCGCGGCCGGTCGCGTGCCGCTGGAGGCGTCCGGGAACGTAACGCCGGACACTGTGAAAGACATTGCCGCCACCGGGGTCGACTGCATCTCCGTCGGCATGCTGACCCATTCGGCCAAAGCTCTGGACATCAGCCTGCTGATCCGGAACATCCCACCGATACATCCGTAA
- a CDS encoding acyl-CoA dehydrogenase: MAQVILDRRDVDFVLHEQLEVETLSKHEKFEEFTRKTIDLIVSEARNLAVKEMLPTLKPGDEEGCTFDKGQVRVPESFHKLHGLFREGGWIAMCDDPEWGGQGMPATVALAAKNFFNGANFPFTLNTLLTHGAGKLVEIFGTEKQKQLFLKKMYTGEWGGTMLLTEPEAGSDVGALTTTAVMNDDGTYSISGSKIFISSGENDLVENIIHPVLARIEGAPAGTSGISLFLVPKIRVNDDGSLGEFNDVVCTGIEHKMGIHGSATCSLTLGGKGQCRGTLLGEVNKGMRAMFVMMNEARLDVGMQALGCASASFTNALNYARERVQGRHLQAAGKDAPPVPIIQHPDVRRMLLTMKAYTEGIRSIMYFTGFCEDMIRISGDANEKARWQGLIDVLIPIAKGYASDRAFDVCNMGVQMFGGYGYTKEYPQEQLLRDCKITHIYEGTNGIQAMDLLGRKLSLNQGQAFRDLLDEMTKTADAARAVGRLEGLAEGLSNVIARLEELALHMTKTARSEKMMSAYAVAYPFMEVTGDTIMAWMLLWRAIVAAKRLESGAKKKDVVFYEGQIRSARFFIGSLLPVTLGKMSAVITDDGTIMEMDEESFGGK, translated from the coding sequence ATGGCACAAGTTATTCTGGACAGAAGAGACGTGGATTTTGTTCTTCACGAACAATTGGAGGTTGAAACACTTTCCAAACACGAAAAATTTGAGGAATTCACCCGCAAGACCATCGATCTGATCGTTTCCGAGGCCCGCAATCTGGCCGTCAAGGAGATGCTCCCGACCCTGAAACCCGGAGACGAGGAGGGATGCACCTTCGACAAAGGTCAGGTACGCGTCCCGGAATCCTTTCACAAGTTGCACGGCCTCTTCAGGGAGGGCGGATGGATCGCCATGTGCGACGACCCCGAGTGGGGCGGCCAGGGGATGCCTGCCACAGTGGCTCTGGCCGCCAAGAACTTCTTTAACGGCGCCAACTTCCCTTTCACCCTGAACACCCTTCTGACCCACGGGGCGGGAAAGCTGGTGGAGATCTTCGGCACCGAAAAACAGAAGCAGCTGTTCCTCAAAAAAATGTATACCGGCGAGTGGGGCGGCACCATGCTGCTCACGGAACCGGAAGCCGGATCGGATGTCGGGGCACTCACCACCACCGCCGTCATGAACGACGACGGCACCTATTCCATCTCCGGCAGCAAGATCTTCATTTCCAGCGGCGAGAACGACCTGGTCGAAAACATCATCCATCCCGTCCTGGCACGGATCGAGGGGGCCCCGGCCGGCACCTCGGGCATCTCTCTCTTTCTGGTGCCCAAGATCCGGGTCAACGACGACGGCAGTCTCGGTGAATTCAACGACGTGGTCTGCACCGGCATCGAACATAAGATGGGCATTCACGGGAGCGCCACCTGTTCCTTGACGCTGGGCGGCAAGGGGCAGTGCCGGGGGACTTTGCTGGGAGAGGTCAACAAAGGCATGCGGGCCATGTTCGTCATGATGAACGAGGCCCGGCTGGACGTGGGTATGCAAGCCCTGGGATGCGCTTCGGCCTCGTTCACGAATGCCCTCAATTACGCCCGGGAGAGGGTTCAGGGACGGCATCTTCAGGCTGCGGGCAAGGATGCCCCTCCGGTGCCCATCATCCAGCACCCGGATGTCCGCCGCATGCTGCTCACGATGAAGGCCTATACCGAAGGTATCCGCAGCATCATGTATTTCACCGGTTTCTGTGAAGACATGATCCGAATCAGCGGCGACGCCAATGAAAAAGCCCGGTGGCAGGGGCTCATCGACGTGCTGATCCCCATCGCCAAGGGATACGCCTCGGACCGGGCCTTCGACGTCTGCAACATGGGGGTTCAGATGTTCGGCGGATACGGATACACGAAAGAGTATCCCCAGGAGCAGCTCCTCCGGGACTGCAAGATCACACATATCTACGAGGGCACCAACGGCATCCAGGCCATGGATCTGTTAGGGCGGAAACTGAGCCTCAACCAGGGGCAGGCTTTCAGGGATCTTCTGGACGAAATGACAAAAACGGCTGATGCGGCACGGGCTGTCGGCCGGCTGGAAGGACTTGCCGAGGGGCTTTCGAATGTCATTGCGCGGCTGGAGGAACTCGCTCTTCACATGACAAAAACAGCCCGTTCCGAGAAAATGATGAGTGCTTACGCCGTCGCCTATCCGTTCATGGAGGTCACAGGGGACACGATCATGGCCTGGATGCTGCTGTGGCGCGCGATTGTCGCCGCCAAAAGACTGGAAAGCGGCGCCAAGAAAAAAGACGTCGTCTTCTATGAAGGCCAGATCAGGAGCGCCCGGTTCTTCATCGGTTCTCTGCTCCCCGTCACGCTCGGAAAGATGAGCGCCGTCATCACCGACGATGGCACCATCATGGAAATGGACGAGGAGTCCTTCGGGGGGAAATAG
- a CDS encoding rubredoxin-like domain-containing protein, with translation MKKWVCTVCGYIHVGDEPPDTCPVCGADKSMFEEVKEAAIDSMAPEPTIPAPSTDATTSAVNGKWECTVCGTLDDGDNPPAECPVCGADQSLFNRIGETTAGASQPGKPKIPEAPRHGGSATDPRSVDLGPEPASFKARLHHRVIAQILKHHVHPVSVHIPNGVIPFSVLFVMLAAAFDCRALEIAAQCNMIFVVLTMPIVLYSGYVEWQKRYKGFPGNRFIAKIVAAAVVTVSAAAVIVWWWIDPAVVQHKPGSFILVNLIMLFAAAVAGLIGGKLVFRD, from the coding sequence ATGAAGAAGTGGGTCTGCACGGTATGCGGGTATATTCATGTGGGAGATGAGCCCCCGGATACGTGTCCGGTTTGCGGCGCCGACAAAAGCATGTTCGAAGAGGTTAAGGAAGCGGCGATCGATTCGATGGCGCCGGAGCCGACAATCCCGGCCCCGTCGACCGATGCGACAACGAGCGCAGTGAACGGCAAATGGGAGTGCACCGTTTGCGGAACCCTGGACGACGGCGACAATCCGCCGGCGGAATGCCCGGTCTGCGGCGCCGATCAGAGCCTGTTCAATCGCATCGGCGAAACGACCGCCGGAGCCTCCCAGCCAGGAAAACCCAAGATTCCAGAGGCGCCTCGCCATGGCGGTTCCGCGACAGATCCCCGGTCGGTAGACCTGGGCCCCGAGCCCGCGTCTTTCAAGGCCCGCCTGCACCACCGGGTCATCGCCCAGATACTGAAACACCATGTGCATCCGGTTTCCGTCCACATCCCCAACGGCGTCATTCCCTTTTCCGTCCTGTTCGTCATGCTGGCAGCCGCATTCGACTGCCGGGCACTCGAGATTGCGGCCCAGTGCAACATGATCTTCGTGGTTCTTACCATGCCCATCGTGCTCTATTCGGGCTATGTGGAATGGCAGAAACGCTATAAAGGATTCCCCGGCAACCGCTTCATCGCCAAAATTGTCGCCGCGGCGGTCGTGACGGTCTCCGCGGCCGCAGTGATCGTCTGGTGGTGGATCGATCCGGCCGTTGTCCAGCACAAGCCGGGAAGTTTCATCCTGGTCAACCTCATCATGCTTTTCGCCGCCGCGGTTGCCGGGCTGATCGGCGGGAAATTAGTGTTCAGGGACTAG
- a CDS encoding DUF3783 domain-containing protein produces the protein MSDGTFQAVGNSDERMFGPRKIIVCGFSPADQNDFRKMTAELGMNDISVISAGAGQASATLGEVVDMPDGTGHGEASELDRTVILSGLTENELGDVMMGYRRLGQPRALWAALTESSIEWTLSALIKDLVAEREALQKKYPIQ, from the coding sequence GTGAGTGACGGCACTTTTCAAGCGGTGGGCAACTCCGACGAACGTATGTTCGGCCCAAGAAAAATCATTGTTTGTGGATTTTCTCCTGCCGATCAGAATGATTTCAGAAAAATGACGGCAGAGCTGGGTATGAATGATATATCCGTGATTTCGGCCGGGGCCGGACAGGCGTCCGCGACCCTCGGGGAGGTTGTCGACATGCCCGACGGAACAGGGCATGGAGAGGCATCGGAACTTGACCGGACGGTAATTCTATCGGGGCTGACGGAAAATGAACTCGGTGATGTTATGATGGGATATCGGCGGCTCGGGCAGCCGAGAGCGCTCTGGGCCGCACTCACGGAAAGTTCAATCGAATGGACCTTGTCCGCGCTGATAAAAGATCTGGTTGCGGAAAGGGAGGCGCTTCAAAAAAAATACCCCATTCAGTGA
- a CDS encoding thiolase family protein, with product MKDVVIVSACRTAIGAFGGSLKDMNGAAIACVTMKSAIERAGIDPAIIDDVRYGCCLEHHDTLNVTRVAALMAGIPESVPAVTINRVCISGMEAVLSGMAMIQAGMADVILAGGVEHMSGVPYAVPNARWGCRLQDHTFVDALIHALHCGSHLIPLSAEGPVDTEAAPAGMFLGKPYIMGHTAEFVAQHLGISREEMDEVALRSHNNAERATRDGAFREEIVPVEVPQRKKASLLFDKDEHFRPGITMAQLRKLPPAFVPEIGKVTAGNASGINDGSSAMIIMSAEKAGELNLTPIARIKAVGKGACHPSVMGLSPVPAVKDLFNRSGLGIGDFELVEVNEAFASQYIGCERELGLNREITNVNGSGIGLGHPVGSTGSRIMVTLIHAMKQRGKTLGLATLCGGGGVSMACALEML from the coding sequence ATGAAAGATGTTGTCATCGTTTCAGCCTGCCGGACGGCCATTGGGGCATTTGGCGGGAGCCTGAAAGACATGAACGGCGCCGCCATCGCCTGTGTCACCATGAAATCCGCCATTGAAAGAGCCGGCATCGACCCGGCCATCATCGATGACGTTCGCTACGGATGCTGTCTCGAGCACCACGACACGCTGAATGTCACCCGGGTTGCGGCCCTCATGGCCGGAATACCGGAATCCGTCCCCGCCGTCACCATCAACCGGGTATGCATTTCCGGCATGGAAGCCGTTCTTTCCGGCATGGCCATGATCCAGGCGGGCATGGCCGACGTCATCCTCGCCGGCGGCGTCGAACACATGTCCGGCGTTCCCTATGCCGTACCCAACGCCCGGTGGGGCTGCCGGCTCCAGGATCACACTTTCGTCGATGCCTTGATTCACGCGCTCCACTGCGGCTCCCACCTCATTCCCCTTTCCGCCGAAGGTCCGGTGGACACTGAAGCGGCTCCGGCCGGCATGTTTCTGGGCAAACCCTATATCATGGGCCACACAGCGGAATTCGTGGCGCAGCATCTGGGCATCAGCCGGGAAGAGATGGACGAGGTAGCCCTGAGAAGCCACAACAATGCGGAACGGGCAACACGGGACGGCGCTTTCAGAGAGGAAATCGTACCCGTCGAGGTGCCTCAACGGAAAAAAGCGTCTCTCCTCTTCGACAAGGACGAACACTTTCGACCCGGCATCACCATGGCGCAACTCCGGAAACTGCCGCCGGCCTTTGTACCCGAAATCGGCAAGGTTACCGCCGGAAACGCCAGCGGCATCAACGACGGGTCATCGGCCATGATCATCATGTCGGCGGAAAAGGCCGGAGAGCTGAACCTGACCCCCATCGCCCGGATCAAGGCAGTGGGAAAAGGCGCATGCCACCCTTCGGTAATGGGGCTCTCTCCCGTGCCCGCGGTCAAGGATCTGTTCAACCGCAGCGGCCTCGGCATCGGCGATTTTGAACTGGTCGAGGTCAATGAAGCCTTTGCATCCCAGTACATCGGGTGCGAGCGGGAGCTCGGTCTCAACCGGGAGATCACCAACGTTAACGGTTCCGGCATCGGCCTGGGCCACCCCGTGGGCTCTACAGGATCAAGGATCATGGTCACCCTGATCCACGCCATGAAACAGCGGGGAAAAACCCTTGGACTCGCCACCCTCTGCGGCGGCGGCGGGGTTTCCATGGCCTGCGCCCTGGAGATGCTCTAA